One Candidatus Synechococcus calcipolaris G9 genomic window carries:
- the vapC gene encoding type II toxin-antitoxin system tRNA(fMet)-specific endonuclease VapC, whose translation MFLLDTNICIYVMKHRPPQLLEKFEAVAAETMGISVITLAELEHGVAKSQAVMKNRQVLEAFLSHVEIMDWNQGAARVYGEISTALERRGMVIGQMDLMIAAHALSLDSILITNNVREFERIPGLILENWV comes from the coding sequence GTGTTTCTCCTCGATACGAATATCTGTATCTATGTGATGAAGCACCGTCCGCCCCAGTTATTGGAAAAGTTTGAAGCGGTTGCTGCGGAAACGATGGGTATTTCTGTCATTACCCTTGCGGAGTTGGAACACGGTGTTGCCAAATCCCAAGCTGTGATGAAAAATCGACAAGTTTTAGAGGCATTTCTATCCCATGTGGAAATTATGGATTGGAATCAAGGAGCAGCAAGGGTTTATGGGGAGATTTCCACAGCGTTAGAGCGACGGGGAATGGTTATTGGTCAAATGGATTTAATGATTGCAGCCCATGCTTTAAGTTTGGATTCAATTTTAATCACAAATAATGTACGGGAGTTTGAACGGATTCCTGGCTTAATACTAGAAAATTGGGTTTAA
- the cbiE gene encoding precorrin-6y C5,15-methyltransferase (decarboxylating) subunit CbiE, whose translation MTPIHVVGIGLDGLAGLGATIQDLIFRATLWVGSDRPLSYLPDRPIPRLGLGDISEIVDPVKDHIQSHPDPLVIIFASGDPLFFGLGRFLLEVFPRDWLTFHPHYSAAQLAFSRLKVPWQDAVVLSGHGRSLEPLIQTLQRGAEKIAIYTDAHQSLGEIARLYQSLGLPVTYQAWLCENLGGDKERLEMIDLRDSEPLQPLSPLNILILLRQPQVLDPANGQDPSLPLLGLGEQEFYGFPDRPGLMTKREVRVLILAELGLSADVAVVWDIGAGTGSVSIEIARLLPNAQVYAIEKTAMGEQLIRKNCDRHRIQTITAIRGTAPAVFAQLPAPDRVFLGGSGGYLDAILPEAWSRLCPGGVLVMAFTTLEHQGRVLDWCQGMNQQPQVLQINLGRSIPLGPYTRLEPLNPVSLIRVVKPMSRMGFSI comes from the coding sequence ATGACACCTATTCATGTGGTTGGGATTGGCTTGGACGGTTTGGCGGGTCTAGGGGCAACCATTCAAGACCTGATTTTTAGGGCAACCCTTTGGGTGGGCAGCGATCGCCCCCTCAGTTATTTACCCGATCGCCCCATTCCTCGCCTGGGATTAGGGGATATCTCCGAGATAGTTGATCCAGTTAAAGATCATATCCAGAGCCACCCTGATCCCTTGGTGATCATTTTTGCTAGTGGCGATCCCCTTTTTTTTGGTTTGGGGCGTTTTCTCCTGGAGGTCTTTCCCAGGGATTGGCTCACATTCCATCCCCATTACAGTGCGGCACAACTGGCCTTTAGTCGCCTGAAGGTGCCTTGGCAAGATGCGGTGGTACTGAGTGGCCATGGTCGTTCCTTGGAGCCACTGATCCAAACATTGCAGCGGGGAGCAGAAAAAATTGCCATCTATACCGATGCCCACCAATCCCTTGGGGAGATCGCCCGGTTGTATCAATCCTTGGGTTTACCCGTCACCTATCAGGCTTGGCTATGCGAGAACCTAGGGGGGGACAAGGAACGGCTTGAGATGATCGACTTAAGGGATTCGGAACCGTTGCAACCCCTGAGTCCTCTGAATATCCTGATTTTGCTGCGCCAGCCCCAAGTTTTAGATCCGGCTAATGGACAAGACCCCTCACTGCCTCTGTTGGGCTTGGGGGAGCAGGAGTTCTATGGTTTTCCCGATCGCCCGGGTCTGATGACAAAGCGGGAGGTGCGGGTGTTGATTTTGGCAGAATTAGGCCTCTCAGCGGATGTGGCGGTTGTTTGGGATATTGGTGCGGGCACGGGGTCAGTATCCATTGAAATTGCGCGATTATTACCCAATGCTCAGGTCTATGCCATTGAAAAAACGGCGATGGGGGAGCAGCTTATTCGTAAAAACTGCGATCGCCACCGGATCCAGACGATTACGGCCATTCGGGGAACCGCCCCCGCTGTTTTTGCTCAGTTACCCGCCCCGGATCGTGTCTTTTTGGGAGGTAGTGGCGGCTATTTGGATGCTATTTTGCCGGAGGCTTGGTCAAGGCTTTGCCCTGGGGGAGTTCTGGTGATGGCGTTCACGACCCTAGAGCATCAAGGCCGTGTGCTTGATTGGTGTCAAGGAATGAACCAACAGCCCCAAGTCCTCCAGATCAATCTGGGTCGCTCTATTCCCCTGGGCCCCTATACGCGCCTAGAGCCACTCAATCCAGTGAGCTTGATTCGTGTAGTCAAGCCGATGTCTCGGATGGGGTTTTCAATTTAG
- a CDS encoding acyltransferase has translation MTQPDYFAHESAYIDAGATIGEGTKIWHFSHVMATAKIGDRCIIGQNVFVGDRVVIGNHCKIQNNVSLYEGVILEDYVFCGPSMVFTNVKTPRCEFPRNTSADYHPTRIKRGSSIGANATIVCGITLHECAFVAAGAVVTKDVPSFALVAGVPAKIIGWMSAVGDILTFDAQGVAIDSLGHIYEQVNSLEVRRCS, from the coding sequence ATGACCCAACCCGACTACTTTGCCCATGAATCTGCCTATATTGATGCCGGTGCAACCATTGGTGAAGGTACAAAAATTTGGCATTTTTCCCATGTGATGGCCACCGCTAAAATTGGCGATCGCTGCATTATTGGTCAGAATGTTTTCGTCGGCGATCGGGTCGTGATTGGCAACCATTGCAAAATTCAAAATAATGTTTCCCTCTATGAGGGGGTCATCCTGGAAGACTATGTGTTTTGTGGCCCCAGTATGGTTTTTACCAACGTGAAAACGCCGCGCTGTGAATTTCCCCGCAATACCAGTGCCGACTACCACCCGACTCGGATTAAACGGGGATCCAGTATTGGTGCCAATGCCACAATTGTCTGTGGAATTACGCTCCATGAGTGCGCCTTTGTGGCGGCCGGGGCGGTGGTCACTAAAGATGTCCCTAGCTTTGCCCTAGTGGCGGGAGTCCCTGCCAAAATTATTGGTTGGATGAGTGCCGTGGGGGATATCCTAACCTTTGATGCCCAAGGGGTGGCGATCGATTCTTTGGGGCATATTTATGAACAGGTTAACTCCCTTGAAGTACGACGATGTTCCTGA
- a CDS encoding type II toxin-antitoxin system HicB family antitoxin produces MKSRSFTVILHKEDDMYIAECPEVGTVDQGESIEQAIAGLREATRLYLEEFPLPETSPRLVTSIEVSYA; encoded by the coding sequence ATGAAAAGTCGCAGTTTTACAGTCATTCTGCATAAAGAAGATGATATGTACATTGCTGAATGTCCAGAGGTGGGGACGGTTGATCAAGGAGAATCGATTGAGCAGGCGATCGCGGGTTTGAGAGAGGCAACGCGGCTCTACCTAGAAGAATTTCCCCTACCGGAAACATCTCCTAGGCTTGTAACTAGCATTGAGGTCAGCTATGCCTAA
- a CDS encoding DUF2157 domain-containing protein has protein sequence MKIYKDDLDWAANQGIISAEQADTLWQALGDRRAQQPQFSAGNVAYYFGALIVISAMGWFMGLAWESFSGGGLFLIATIYALLFIMAGRTLYFSQNVRIAGGLLFTIAVCMTPLAIYGLQRWTGFWLVGDPGSYRDFYVWIRGGWFFMELATIISSLVALHFVRFPFLVAPLAFSLWFMAMDIVPLIYEGEGIIWQQRLLVSMWFGIAMIIAAYWVDLRNRRSQGDYGFWLYFFGLISFWGSLPLMPSETEWDHFLYCLVNLILMFLSILLKRRIFMIFGGLGVFGYLTRLALVVFANSLLFPFALSALGIAIIYLGVLYQKHYKALEQWIQRIVPEWMEKLIPREN, from the coding sequence ATGAAAATCTATAAAGATGATTTAGATTGGGCTGCCAACCAAGGCATTATCTCAGCAGAACAGGCAGATACGCTGTGGCAAGCCCTGGGCGATCGCCGGGCCCAGCAGCCTCAGTTTAGTGCCGGAAATGTGGCCTACTACTTTGGCGCACTCATTGTCATCTCAGCCATGGGCTGGTTTATGGGCCTGGCCTGGGAATCCTTTAGTGGTGGCGGCTTATTTCTCATCGCTACGATTTACGCCCTGCTGTTTATCATGGCGGGACGCACCCTCTACTTTTCCCAAAATGTGCGGATTGCCGGTGGCCTTTTATTTACCATTGCTGTTTGTATGACCCCCCTTGCCATCTATGGTCTACAGCGATGGACGGGATTTTGGCTAGTGGGGGATCCCGGCTCCTACCGCGATTTTTATGTCTGGATTCGCGGCGGTTGGTTCTTTATGGAATTAGCCACCATCATCAGTAGTTTGGTTGCCCTCCACTTTGTCCGATTTCCGTTTTTAGTTGCGCCCCTAGCCTTTTCCCTTTGGTTTATGGCGATGGATATTGTGCCTCTCATCTACGAAGGGGAAGGAATCATCTGGCAGCAACGGCTCCTGGTGTCCATGTGGTTTGGTATTGCCATGATCATTGCCGCCTATTGGGTTGATCTTAGAAATCGCCGCAGTCAAGGAGACTATGGGTTTTGGCTTTATTTCTTTGGCTTAATCTCCTTTTGGGGTAGCTTACCCCTGATGCCCTCGGAAACCGAATGGGATCATTTTCTCTATTGCTTGGTTAACCTGATCCTAATGTTTCTGTCTATTCTACTGAAGCGGCGTATTTTTATGATCTTTGGGGGGTTAGGGGTTTTTGGCTACTTGACTCGATTAGCCCTGGTTGTCTTTGCCAATAGTCTCTTATTTCCCTTTGCCCTGAGTGCTCTCGGTATTGCCATTATTTACTTGGGGGTTCTCTACCAAAAGCATTACAAAGCCCTTGAGCAATGGATTCAGCGGATCGTACCGGAGTGGATGGAAAAACTTATTCCCAGGGAAAATTAA
- a CDS encoding DUF2997 domain-containing protein, with translation METLEFIIYPDGRVVETVTGISGSSCAEVTAAIEEQLGCVISQQPTSEYFAEALDVEGQQSIPQIVHSQW, from the coding sequence ATGGAAACGTTGGAGTTTATTATTTACCCTGATGGTCGAGTAGTTGAAACAGTCACGGGGATCAGTGGTTCGTCCTGTGCAGAAGTCACGGCTGCCATTGAGGAGCAGTTGGGCTGTGTCATTAGTCAACAACCCACGTCAGAGTATTTTGCGGAAGCTCTTGACGTGGAAGGTCAGCAGTCCATCCCCCAGATTGTTCATAGTCAATGGTAG
- a CDS encoding ferredoxin, protein MAVTALNQPSGQEPELGGHLRQSLSRSGLEPELGGIRRQRGVYVDEITCIGCKHCAHVARNTFYIEPSYGRSRVVRQDGDSQELIQEAIDTCPVDCIHWVDYTELKQLERDRQDQVVPLAGFPIDRAATHRKKRS, encoded by the coding sequence GTGGCGGTAACGGCCTTAAATCAGCCCTCAGGTCAAGAGCCAGAGTTGGGTGGGCATCTGCGTCAAAGCCTATCTCGCTCTGGTTTGGAGCCGGAGTTGGGGGGTATCCGTCGTCAGCGGGGGGTGTATGTCGATGAGATTACCTGCATTGGCTGTAAGCACTGTGCCCACGTGGCCCGTAATACGTTTTACATTGAGCCGAGCTATGGGCGATCGCGGGTAGTTCGCCAGGATGGGGATAGCCAGGAATTGATTCAGGAGGCCATTGATACCTGCCCGGTGGATTGTATTCATTGGGTAGACTATACGGAGCTAAAGCAGCTTGAGCGGGATCGACAGGATCAGGTGGTTCCCCTGGCGGGTTTTCCCATTGATCGAGCCGCAACCCATCGCAAAAAGCGATCTTAG
- a CDS encoding type II toxin-antitoxin system HicA family toxin, with translation MPKMPRISSREAIRALERLGFEQVRQTGSHVVMKKETKEGKIGCVVPMHHELKVGTLSGILKQVQVTVEEFIENL, from the coding sequence ATGCCTAAGATGCCACGGATCTCAAGCAGAGAAGCGATTCGGGCACTTGAGCGCTTAGGATTCGAGCAAGTTCGTCAAACAGGCAGTCATGTTGTGATGAAAAAAGAAACCAAAGAGGGCAAAATTGGCTGCGTTGTCCCCATGCATCATGAATTGAAGGTTGGTACGTTGAGCGGCATTCTTAAGCAAGTGCAAGTCACAGTCGAAGAGTTTATTGAAAATCTGTGA
- the murA gene encoding UDP-N-acetylglucosamine 1-carboxyvinyltransferase: MLNSGDSTYPVDQPRLHIKGGYSLAGEVRISGAKNSALVLMAGALLADDTCYLRNVPALADIGRMAEILQAIGVTVKEQSDGIEINAQDLNATNPPYALVSQLRASFFAIGPLLARLGVANVPLPGGCAIGARPVELHVRGLQALGAEVIIDHGVVQAYAPKLKGAKIYLDYPSVGATETLMMAATLADGETVIDNAAQEPEVVDLANFCIAMGAKIYGAGTNSITIVGVDRLHGTEYDIIPDRIEASTFLLAAAITHSEISLAPIIPGHLTAAIAKLEEIGAKIKLEGPQRLRIIPAETYSGSDIETLPYPGFPTDMQSLFMSLLAVSKGNSLVSETVFENRFGHVPELNRMGADIRVKGNHAVIRGVPFLSGAPVMGTDLRATAALVVAGLAAKGETIVHGLQHLDRGYEAIEIKLGQLGAKLERRGGVTQPVKC, translated from the coding sequence ATGTTGAACTCTGGAGATAGTACGTACCCCGTTGATCAGCCTCGGTTACACATTAAGGGGGGATATTCCCTTGCCGGGGAGGTTCGCATAAGTGGGGCCAAAAACTCGGCCTTAGTGTTAATGGCCGGTGCCCTCCTAGCGGATGATACGTGCTACCTCAGAAATGTCCCTGCCCTAGCAGATATTGGTCGGATGGCAGAAATCCTACAGGCGATCGGGGTCACGGTAAAAGAACAGAGTGATGGCATTGAAATTAACGCTCAGGATCTAAACGCCACCAATCCTCCCTACGCCTTAGTGAGCCAGTTACGGGCCAGCTTTTTTGCCATTGGCCCTCTCTTAGCCCGCCTAGGGGTTGCCAATGTTCCCTTACCGGGGGGATGTGCCATTGGAGCGCGGCCAGTAGAACTCCATGTGCGCGGTCTCCAAGCCCTAGGGGCAGAGGTGATCATTGATCATGGCGTGGTGCAAGCCTATGCCCCAAAACTCAAAGGCGCAAAAATTTACCTAGACTATCCCAGTGTCGGGGCAACGGAAACCCTGATGATGGCCGCAACCTTGGCAGACGGGGAAACGGTCATTGACAATGCCGCCCAGGAACCAGAAGTGGTGGATTTAGCTAACTTCTGTATTGCCATGGGGGCCAAAATCTATGGTGCCGGAACCAACTCCATCACCATTGTTGGTGTCGATCGCCTCCACGGAACCGAGTACGATATTATTCCCGATCGCATTGAAGCCAGTACCTTTCTCCTCGCCGCCGCCATTACCCACTCGGAAATTAGTCTAGCTCCCATCATTCCTGGCCACTTGACCGCAGCGATCGCCAAGCTAGAGGAAATTGGAGCCAAAATTAAACTCGAAGGGCCCCAACGCCTGCGAATCATTCCCGCAGAAACCTACTCCGGCAGTGACATTGAAACCTTGCCCTATCCAGGGTTCCCCACAGATATGCAGTCCCTATTTATGAGCCTATTAGCCGTCAGCAAGGGCAACAGCTTAGTCAGTGAAACGGTATTTGAAAATCGCTTTGGCCACGTCCCCGAACTAAATCGGATGGGGGCAGATATCCGAGTCAAGGGGAATCATGCCGTTATTCGCGGGGTTCCCTTCCTCTCCGGCGCACCGGTCATGGGCACAGACCTACGGGCAACGGCGGCCCTAGTGGTGGCGGGTCTAGCAGCTAAGGGGGAAACCATTGTCCATGGTTTGCAGCATTTAGATCGGGGCTATGAAGCGATAGAAATCAAGTTAGGGCAACTGGGGGCGAAACTGGAACGTCGTGGTGGAGTCACCCAGCCAGTCAAATGTTGA
- a CDS encoding c-type cytochrome, translating to MNCSGCHGVDAQGRVGPSLIQISDRRSQLHLIQQITSGQTPPMPKFQAQPQEMADLLSYLNKL from the coding sequence ATGAATTGCTCCGGCTGCCATGGTGTAGATGCCCAAGGGCGTGTGGGCCCAAGCCTCATTCAAATTTCCGACCGGCGATCGCAACTCCATTTAATTCAGCAGATTACCAGTGGTCAAACCCCCCCCATGCCTAAATTTCAAGCCCAACCCCAAGAAATGGCCGATCTCCTCAGTTATTTAAATAAACTTTGA
- a CDS encoding polyphosphate kinase 2 family protein, translating to MIPKDFIDQISPKRYLVPTDGSFSWKDYDPGDTAGLKDKVEAKELLDAGIQDLAKYQSILYAQNIYAILIQFQAMDAGGKDSMIKHVMSGLNPQGCQVYSFKAPSSEELDHDYLWRANRALPERGCIGIFNRSYYEEVLIVRVHPEFLQRQQLPPSAKGKGIWKQRFQEINNYEKYLNDNGILLLKFFLNISKDEQKERFLERINRPEKNWKFSVDDVRDRAYWDDYMEAYADIFRHTSTPWAPWHIIPSNRKWFARLMVGHFIHQKLKSLDLHYPVVTDEHRQKLLEAKVVLESED from the coding sequence ATGATTCCTAAAGATTTTATTGACCAGATTTCACCCAAACGCTATTTAGTCCCCACGGATGGATCCTTTTCCTGGAAAGATTATGATCCAGGGGATACCGCCGGTCTCAAGGATAAGGTTGAAGCCAAAGAACTGCTAGATGCGGGCATTCAAGACCTGGCCAAGTACCAAAGTATTTTATATGCCCAAAACATTTATGCGATCCTGATTCAGTTTCAAGCCATGGATGCCGGTGGCAAGGACAGCATGATTAAGCATGTGATGTCGGGATTGAATCCCCAGGGTTGCCAGGTCTACAGTTTTAAGGCTCCCTCCAGTGAAGAATTGGATCATGATTATCTGTGGCGGGCCAACAGGGCGTTGCCGGAGCGGGGCTGTATTGGTATTTTTAACCGCTCGTACTATGAAGAAGTCTTAATTGTGCGCGTCCATCCAGAGTTTTTGCAGCGGCAGCAACTCCCCCCCAGTGCGAAGGGAAAGGGGATATGGAAGCAGCGTTTCCAAGAAATCAACAATTATGAAAAATACCTGAATGATAATGGTATTCTTCTGCTGAAGTTTTTCCTGAATATTTCTAAGGATGAACAAAAGGAACGATTTTTAGAGCGAATTAATCGCCCTGAAAAGAACTGGAAGTTTTCCGTGGATGATGTGCGAGATCGCGCCTATTGGGATGACTACATGGAAGCCTACGCAGATATTTTTCGCCACACCAGTACCCCTTGGGCCCCTTGGCATATTATTCCCTCTAATCGGAAATGGTTTGCCCGTCTCATGGTGGGTCACTTTATTCACCAAAAACTCAAGTCCTTGGATCTCCATTATCCGGTGGTCACGGATGAGCATCGCCAGAAGCTCCTGGAGGCAAAGGTGGTTTTAGAAAGCGAAGATTAA
- a CDS encoding DUF1257 domain-containing protein has product MSHFSQIKTQIRSLPALEAALNDLGLSWKPGPQEIRGFRGQTDTAQVVMPQDNGYDVGFRWNGTEYELVADLDFWQQAWSVDRFINKVSQRYAYHAVVQSASAQGFQVSEEQQQADGSVRLVVQRWR; this is encoded by the coding sequence ATGTCACATTTCAGCCAGATCAAAACCCAAATTCGTAGCTTGCCTGCCCTGGAAGCCGCTCTCAATGATTTGGGTCTATCGTGGAAGCCCGGTCCCCAAGAAATTCGTGGTTTTCGGGGTCAAACCGATACGGCCCAAGTGGTGATGCCCCAGGATAATGGCTATGATGTGGGCTTTCGCTGGAATGGTACTGAGTATGAACTGGTGGCGGATCTAGATTTTTGGCAACAGGCCTGGTCAGTGGATCGGTTTATTAATAAAGTCAGTCAACGCTATGCCTACCATGCCGTGGTTCAGTCCGCCAGTGCCCAAGGTTTCCAAGTGAGCGAGGAGCAGCAGCAGGCCGATGGCAGTGTGCGTCTGGTGGTGCAGCGGTGGCGGTAA
- a CDS encoding alpha/beta hydrolase: protein MLKRLSNWLLLLAIPCGAVLTSNGAKAADYLSLTYGAFQRSVPMSEVRQFAETQVATGDLQAILRMVPEEEEAQLLQALNVKLPLGVVAVNNLLNTELGKQLLTQGSKLTVRRDKAGSYAISGALLTAAGTSEGLSLLTFLESYPAETVTFDLKALSAMTKDGNLANLLGGLGR, encoded by the coding sequence ATGCTTAAGCGTTTATCTAACTGGCTGCTGCTACTGGCAATCCCCTGTGGTGCCGTCTTAACCAGTAATGGGGCAAAGGCAGCGGACTACCTCTCCCTTACCTACGGAGCCTTCCAACGGTCTGTTCCCATGTCTGAAGTCAGACAATTTGCAGAGACCCAAGTGGCCACTGGAGATTTACAGGCAATCCTACGGATGGTTCCTGAAGAGGAAGAGGCGCAGCTACTTCAAGCCCTGAATGTCAAACTTCCCTTAGGTGTTGTAGCCGTCAATAATCTGCTCAATACCGAGTTGGGTAAGCAGTTGTTAACCCAAGGCTCTAAGCTCACGGTACGTCGGGATAAGGCCGGATCCTATGCCATTAGTGGGGCACTTTTGACCGCCGCTGGCACTTCGGAAGGCCTCAGTCTACTCACCTTTTTAGAGTCCTATCCGGCGGAAACCGTCACCTTTGATCTCAAGGCCCTGAGTGCCATGACGAAGGATGGAAATCTAGCCAACCTGCTGGGTGGATTAGGTCGCTAA
- a CDS encoding antitoxin, with protein sequence MAKPKTAKLFVNGNSQAVRLPREFRFEGNEVYIRKEGDHVILSPKRRSWRDFFETVPLASADFILTRHNDPSQTREDLF encoded by the coding sequence ATGGCTAAACCGAAGACAGCAAAGTTATTTGTGAATGGAAATAGTCAGGCGGTTCGTCTTCCACGGGAGTTTCGTTTCGAGGGGAACGAGGTCTATATCCGCAAGGAAGGTGATCATGTAATTTTGTCTCCCAAACGGCGATCGTGGCGAGATTTTTTTGAGACTGTGCCCCTGGCCTCAGCAGACTTTATCTTGACTCGACATAACGATCCGTCTCAAACGCGAGAGGACTTATTTTAG
- a CDS encoding creatininase family protein, producing MPLLHLSTWPEVETYLQTSQGIILPIGSTEQHGPTGLIGTDAICAEVVAKGVGEETGAFVAPTLNVGMALHHTDFPGSISLRPSTLILVIRDYLVSLSRAGFQKFFFINGHGGNIATLKAAFAETYTTLLDLNIPGGDRVQCQLANWFMVRSVMKLAHEVYGDREGSHATPSEVALTQFVYPEAIKEAILDPEVNQTCRIYGPQDFRRRYPDGRMGSDPSLATPEMGQKFYQLAVEELSRSYETFLTQD from the coding sequence ATGCCCCTCCTCCACCTTTCCACCTGGCCAGAAGTTGAAACCTACTTACAAACATCCCAGGGTATTATTTTGCCCATTGGCTCCACGGAACAGCATGGCCCCACCGGTTTGATTGGAACCGATGCCATCTGTGCCGAAGTCGTTGCCAAGGGGGTGGGGGAGGAAACCGGGGCCTTTGTGGCACCGACCCTTAATGTGGGCATGGCGTTACACCACACGGACTTTCCCGGTAGTATCAGTCTCCGGCCAAGTACGTTGATTCTGGTGATTCGGGATTATCTAGTGAGCTTGAGTCGGGCTGGATTTCAGAAGTTCTTTTTTATTAATGGCCATGGCGGGAATATCGCCACGCTGAAAGCGGCATTTGCCGAAACCTATACCACCCTGTTGGACTTAAATATTCCGGGGGGCGATCGCGTCCAATGTCAATTAGCCAATTGGTTTATGGTTCGTTCGGTGATGAAGTTAGCCCATGAGGTCTATGGCGATCGCGAAGGTTCCCATGCCACCCCCAGCGAAGTTGCTTTGACACAGTTTGTCTATCCTGAAGCCATTAAGGAGGCGATCCTAGACCCGGAGGTGAATCAAACCTGTCGCATTTATGGCCCCCAAGATTTCCGCCGTCGCTATCCCGATGGGCGGATGGGATCGGATCCCAGTTTGGCGACCCCAGAGATGGGACAAAAATTTTATCAATTGGCGGTGGAAGAACTCAGCCGCAGCTATGAAACATTTTTAACTCAGGATTAA